One window of the Clostridium sp. MB40-C1 genome contains the following:
- a CDS encoding AEC family transporter, with translation MIINTEKEQLSMTGILSNVIPIILLIFLGYVIRSKEMLRESTLEDIKKLVINISLPAILFMTFVNMKFKQEYLLIMIVTFVMMAVFYWGGCLVNKIKALEHPLNPFMTTTFCFGLLGVPLYGTVFGVENLDKISIFGVGHELYIWLIYYNVLKMKFKDEKISLKVLKDLFKSPLLLSVFLGIILNLLGVGIYLQQNPLLKGINSTIQYIANLGTPLILIIIGFDLKFNKKYMKQSIIFVATRMFIILILGYAFKYLIIDKLVEPEPLFNYAYFTFLILPIPFSLPIFVGEYCDEYKELVNNSVVLSTVLCIIIFIAFILLI, from the coding sequence ATGATTATAAACACTGAAAAGGAGCAATTATCTATGACGGGAATACTTTCAAATGTAATCCCCATAATATTATTAATTTTCTTAGGCTATGTAATAAGAAGTAAAGAAATGTTAAGGGAAAGCACATTAGAAGATATAAAAAAATTGGTTATAAATATATCGCTACCAGCGATATTATTTATGACTTTTGTAAATATGAAATTTAAACAAGAGTATCTTTTGATAATGATTGTAACTTTTGTTATGATGGCGGTTTTTTATTGGGGAGGGTGTTTAGTTAATAAAATAAAAGCTTTAGAACATCCATTAAATCCATTTATGACAACAACCTTTTGTTTTGGATTATTAGGAGTACCGCTATATGGAACTGTTTTTGGTGTTGAAAACCTTGATAAAATATCTATATTTGGTGTTGGACATGAATTGTATATATGGTTAATTTATTACAATGTTTTAAAAATGAAGTTTAAAGATGAGAAGATTTCATTAAAGGTATTAAAGGATTTATTTAAATCACCTCTCTTATTAAGTGTATTTCTAGGAATTATTTTAAACTTATTAGGAGTAGGAATTTATCTTCAACAAAATCCATTGCTAAAAGGAATAAACAGTACAATTCAATATATAGCAAATTTAGGAACACCATTAATTTTAATTATAATAGGATTTGATTTAAAATTTAACAAAAAATATATGAAGCAAAGCATTATTTTTGTAGCTACAAGGATGTTTATAATATTAATATTAGGATATGCTTTTAAATATTTAATAATAGATAAACTTGTTGAACCAGAACCATTATTTAATTATGCATATTTTACATTTTTAATTCTACCTATTCCATTTTCACTACCAATATTTGTAGGAGAGTATTGCGATGAGTATAAGGAACTCGTTAATAATTCCGTAGTATTATCTACGGTACTTTGCATAATAATATTTATAGCATTTATACTATTAATATAA